Part of the Aquimarina sp. MAR_2010_214 genome is shown below.
GACTATACAGATAACTATCTTCTATAGTATCGTTACCTTTGGTAAATAAAAGCTTAGAATTTTCGGGATGTTCATTATCTACATCACCATGCAATGCCAAATGCAGGATATTATATTGACCGGCTTTTTTCTTAAAATTAGCCTCTATCGCTTGTGATCCGAAATAATATTGCCCGTCGATAATATCTGAGATGGCTTTGATCTCTTTACGGGTTCCCGGCAAATCATAATTAGCAGCTCTTAGTGCAGCCAGACTCATTGTTTTTGCACCTGCAATCTCACCATCAGAAAAAGAAAACGCAAGGCACTCTTGCCGTTTTTTAGATTGTAAACCACTTTGAAAAGGAGCAAATAACAGATTTGCAGAACTGGCATAACTTATAGCATATTCTTTAAGAAGGTATGACAATACCTTAGGATCGTATGATACATCATCTCGAATCAATAATAATTCAAAATTAAGATGCCATAACGAACCATCAGGAACGATAATAAGTTGACCTCCCTTAATCTGATCTTTTATAGGGTTAATTAATTGATTGTACAACTTATAAGAAATCGTCTTAAAAAATATTGTATTTTTAGTAACAATAGCAGCCCTCAAATCTTCAATATTCTTGTTGAGATCTGGTGTGTGTAGTGTGGTTACTTGTATCACTTTTTTAGAAATCGTAAATGCATAGGTACTACTATCCGATACAAAAAACTCCAACAGTGTCGTATTCTCATTTAATTCCCCCTGGATACCAGCAACAGATATGATCTTGTTTTGATGTTTTAACTGGTAGTATTTCGGATAGTTTTTTTCTATAACCTGTGTTAGCGAATCTTGTTTTCTATCAAGATCAAATAGTTTATTTTCATAGGTTATGATTTTAGCTGTATCCTGAACCTCTTTGGATCGTTCTTTAATAACCTCTGAAATACAGAAAGAGCGTTCTGATTTTAGATGCTGTTCCTGATCGAGGATTGTTTTTGGCAAGCCCAAAAAACTCTTTACATTAGATTCTGCAAGTAACTCTTTTAAGGTATTGGCTTTACTTTTTTCTGCATAATAAAAAGCTTGTTGCAACGACTCTTGCTTTTGATTAATTTGATGAAGTAGCAATTGCACTTGTATAGCTCCTGCATATATTTTCTGAGCTTGCTTCGCAAAAGTGAGCTTATCCTGATAGGTATGCAATGATTCTCGTATATCCTGCATTAAATTATCTGCTTTTTGATAGACAACTATACTTTCCTTAAGGTCACTTGGATTATTATTAACATTAAATCGCTCTTGCAATACTCTGGCTTTACCATAAAAAGTGTTTAGCAGAATATTTAGATCCATATAACCTACTGAATTCAAACCACCTGCACCGCCACTTTTTTTATCAAGATTGGTGTTGGCAGCAATAGCTTTTTCATAATACTGTATTGCTTTTTTGTGTTTTTTCGTTTGATGATACACCTCTGCGATCTGGTTATACGATTTTGCTGTTCTGGGATGATGATCACCATCGGTACGAAGTCTTATGGTTATGCTTTTTTGTAGATACTCCAGAGCCATATCATATTTCTCTTGCTCTGTATAAAGGTTTGCAATTGTATTATAAATATCACTTACATAATAATTCATTTCTCCAAACAAACTTATCTGAATTCTTAAGGTTTTCAGATAATACATCAAAGCAATATCATATTCTTTTTTTAAAACATAAAGATCTCCCATATCAAAGTAGGAATGCGAAGTATCAGAATGGTATTCTCCTTGAGTATTTATTCGTATTGTTAGTGCTTTTTGATAGTAACTTAATGCTAACCCATATTCTTCCTTAGCTTTATAAGTGTTTGCTATATTATTATATGCACGTGCAACAGCTGAATGATTTCTCCCTAAAGAATGAATAAAATTAATAACTGCTTTTTTATAATACAACAAAGCCTTTTCATACTCTCCTCTATATTGATACACACTACCAATATTATTATAATCAGCTCCAAGATAAGAGTGCTGTCTTGGATATACTTTCAATTCAATTGTTAAAGATTTTTGATAGTATTCTAATGATTGATTGTACTTTCCTTTTTTAAAATTTATGTTACCTATCTCGGTATATATATTTGTTAGTCTAGCACGCGTTTTTCCTAATTTCTGAACAAGAATAGTTAAGGCTTTATTATCATACAACAAGGCTGCATCATGTTTTCCCAAAAGCCGATACACAGTCCCAAGGCTTTCATAACATAATGCAACATTAAGATGGGTCCTTCCAAAAACATCTACCATGATTGCTAACGCCTTTTCCTGATACTCTAACGCATCATCATATCTATCGAAACGATCTAAAATATTCCCTATATGATTATAACAGAATGCTACTTCGGGGCTATTAGCTCCAAAAACAGGAGCTCTTATTTCTAAAGCTTTTTGGTAATTCTCTAAAGCTAGATTGTATTTTCCCAAATGGTAATAGGTCGTTCCTATATCTATATAACTATCCGCTATTTTTTGGTGTTTGTTACCAAAAGTATTTATTCTAATCGACAAGGCTTTTTCGTACTGTTCCATGGCCTGATCATATTGTGCTAATACATGATGAATGGTGCCAATATTATGATAACAGTCGGCCACATGATGATCTTTATCTCCATAAGCATTCAACTGAATTGTTAAAGCTTTTTGATAATACTCCATCGCCTCTTCGTATTGATCCTGTTCCTTAAGAATATACCCAATACTATTGTAAGATTTGGCGACATCAGAGTGGTGATCGCCATACATTTTTAATCTAATATCTAATGCTTTTTTAGCATACACCATCGCTTGATCAAAATTGTAATTGGCCTTGTAGGCTTCAGCAATTTTATCGTAGCAATCTACCACTCGTTGTTGAGCATTTGATTGCCTATATACCGTTAATGCTTTCTTGAAATATACCAATGCACTATCCTGCTTTCTATCGGCTAACAACTCTTCTCCTTTCGAGAAATATTGAGAAGCAATGATGGTATCTTGTGTGGATTGTCCCTGGATAGCATAACAAGAGATCAAACAAAGAATCAGGAATACAATTTTGACAGGAAATAGAAATTTTAAGGGGCTCATAAGGGTATTCATGTTCAAGTCATTACAAAACAGAATTATATATAACATAATTCACGTCAGTCAAAGTGATTTTCGATAGAAATTTGTATTTCGACAAGCTTGTCCTGAGTTTACCGAAGGGCTCAACAGAACTATCAAAAAACCTAATTTCGATACAATTTTTCTCCGTGTCACTATGAAAAATCACTCAATTTGACGGTTTTTTGAAATTAAACTCTTACATCGAATCCAGATTACAAAGATCGCAAAAATGTTGTTTATGATAAACATCTATTCTAAACATTAAATCAACGAGTGTTAATAATTGTTCTTTGATAGATAATCGTGAAGTTGTAAATTCCGAACTAAGTCAGGAATCCATTTTGAAGTCCTGCTTTTCAATTTGATTTTACAACTACATCAAAATATCTTCTTTTTCTTTTTTTCATTGCCAACCCTTCGACTCAGCTCAGGGTGACTAAACAAAAAACGCTAGTCCTAAGAAAGTTCAACTAAAAATATCGTTATCTTCACAAAATTAAATGAAACATTTCTGCTAACCTTACCTTTATTAACTATCAATATCATATAGCACCATTTTAACCATTTCGATTCTGAAAAATTTAATTTTACGTTCCATTCACTTCATTTTTTACGTTGAATTTTCTTAGGACATCAAAAAAACATGGAGGAAAAATTTAGACTGAAATAACAATTATACTTCAACAGGCCTGCCCAGAGTTTATCGAAGAGCTCAAACAATACCTTTTAACTAACCCAAAAGATATTTGAGTGTCACATTAAGCTTGTCGAAATGCAATTAAAACTGCCAATTTTGTTGGTCTTCGACAGGCTTGTCCTTAGTTTACCGAAGGGCTCAGGGCAAGTATTAACTCAAAACTCAATTAGCTTAAAAGCACATTTTTCTTTCATTCGTTTTTGTGCAATGTGGTTGATTGCAGTTTCGGTTAATTGTAAAATTCGTGGGTATCCTCCCGTAGTTTGACAATCTCTCATTAACACAATTAAATTTCCTGATGGAGTTAATTGTATTGTACCTGGTAAAACAGGTGATGTTATAATCGAAGGCAAAGTGTTTGATATCTTCTCTTCTAACTGAATTGCCATTCTATTTATAGTGTTAGAAATTGTGAAAATAGATTCTAATACTTTAGATTTTTGCTCCTCATTTAACATATCAAATTCGGGTCCTTTATACACCTCTAATGCATTTGAATTTTCTAAAAATAAAGGTGGAGAAATTGTAGAAAAATGACCTTTATAATTAGCGCTACTTTGGTATGGAATTTTGTCATTCTTACCCAATCGAAATTGAGGTGTAATTGATTTATAAAAAGACCTACTACGCAACACTTCTTTTGAAAGGAATCCATTTTTAATTCCTACATATCCATACATTCCTTTCTTACAAGAATTTAATTTAAGAATATCATTTTTTAGGACTTTAATCTCACGGTACATTTCTATTTTTTGATCATTCAAAAAAGCATCGGTTTCGCCACCGGTCAAAACAATGGTTGTTGCTTCACTGAATTTTAAAACAGGAGGCTGGATCGTCCATTCGATGCACGCATCATTTTTAGCATTACCCAATATTAAATTTGCAAATCCAAATGCCACTTGATCCATTGCTCCACTTTTTGGAACTCCATATTTTGAAAAACCAAAACGCCCCTCATCCTGAATTGTAGTAAAAAGTCCAGGCTTAACTATTTCTACATCTGCAATCATAAACAAACAAATTCTGGTATATAAGCACCCTCCAAAACTGAAGCACTTATATCGTTATATTTTTTTTCTTCTACCGATATAAACTGAATTTTATCTCCTGACGATATAAAACAACAATCTTCTATTTTGGGGTTAAAAAAATCCAGAGGACACATCCCAATTACATGCCATCCTCCTGGACTACTCATAGGATATATCCCTGTCTGATTTCCACCAATTGCCACGGCACCTTTTTTCACATGTAAAGAGGGTGTCATTTTTCTAGCATTATGCAATTGATCATCAAGACCACCCAAATACAAAAAGCCAGGTAAAAAGCCAATAAAATATGTAGTATACAATGGAGTAGTATGTAACCTAATTATTTCTTCTACAGTGAGAGATTTACTTTCTGCAAATGTTTTTAAATCCTGAGCGAGAGAAGTAGTGTAGCACACAGGGATTTTCCACAGTCTACTTTCAGGCCTTGTTTCATCAAACCCTTTAGAATATAATGATTTTAGCATCAAAACCTCACTATAGAAATCCTCTATAGTAGACACATAATAAATTAATAACGAGTTATATGCAGGAATTACCTCAATAATTGGTTTATTACAAGAAGAAAGTATGGATTTTTTAAAAGAAAGCAAGTTTTGAAGGATATTTTCTTCAATTTCTGAAGGCCATTCTATTAAAATTGCTCTTTCAGAATATCTTTTATATTGTAATTTATATTTCATGAGCTTCTCATTATAATAAATTTAAATTCGAAAACTCTGTATACAAATACTTTAAAATCTGAACAGATTTTGGGTTATCTCCATGCACACAAATCGTATCAAAAAAAATCGGAACCTCTACTCCTTTTTTAGTTTTTACTTTCCCTTCAGAAACCATTCTTTTTACATGATCAAAAATTTCTTTTGGATCTGTAAGCAAGGCTTCTTTTTCTTTTCTTGAAACCAATGTCAAATCATCATTATAATTTCTATCTGCAAAAGCTTCGTGTCTGACCTCAAAATCTCCTCCGGAAAGATACGATAATTTAGCATTTTTCAAAGTAACTATAGATAAACTTTTATCGATGTTTTTTACAGACTCAATAATTGCACGAGCAACTTCTTCATTTTTCACTGCTTCGTTATAAAGTGCCCCATGTGGTTTTACATGATGTAGT
Proteins encoded:
- a CDS encoding CHAT domain-containing tetratricopeptide repeat protein, coding for MNTLMSPLKFLFPVKIVFLILCLISCYAIQGQSTQDTIIASQYFSKGEELLADRKQDSALVYFKKALTVYRQSNAQQRVVDCYDKIAEAYKANYNFDQAMVYAKKALDIRLKMYGDHHSDVAKSYNSIGYILKEQDQYEEAMEYYQKALTIQLNAYGDKDHHVADCYHNIGTIHHVLAQYDQAMEQYEKALSIRINTFGNKHQKIADSYIDIGTTYYHLGKYNLALENYQKALEIRAPVFGANSPEVAFCYNHIGNILDRFDRYDDALEYQEKALAIMVDVFGRTHLNVALCYESLGTVYRLLGKHDAALLYDNKALTILVQKLGKTRARLTNIYTEIGNINFKKGKYNQSLEYYQKSLTIELKVYPRQHSYLGADYNNIGSVYQYRGEYEKALLYYKKAVINFIHSLGRNHSAVARAYNNIANTYKAKEEYGLALSYYQKALTIRINTQGEYHSDTSHSYFDMGDLYVLKKEYDIALMYYLKTLRIQISLFGEMNYYVSDIYNTIANLYTEQEKYDMALEYLQKSITIRLRTDGDHHPRTAKSYNQIAEVYHQTKKHKKAIQYYEKAIAANTNLDKKSGGAGGLNSVGYMDLNILLNTFYGKARVLQERFNVNNNPSDLKESIVVYQKADNLMQDIRESLHTYQDKLTFAKQAQKIYAGAIQVQLLLHQINQKQESLQQAFYYAEKSKANTLKELLAESNVKSFLGLPKTILDQEQHLKSERSFCISEVIKERSKEVQDTAKIITYENKLFDLDRKQDSLTQVIEKNYPKYYQLKHQNKIISVAGIQGELNENTTLLEFFVSDSSTYAFTISKKVIQVTTLHTPDLNKNIEDLRAAIVTKNTIFFKTISYKLYNQLINPIKDQIKGGQLIIVPDGSLWHLNFELLLIRDDVSYDPKVLSYLLKEYAISYASSANLLFAPFQSGLQSKKRQECLAFSFSDGEIAGAKTMSLAALRAANYDLPGTRKEIKAISDIIDGQYYFGSQAIEANFKKKAGQYNILHLALHGDVDNEHPENSKLLFTKGNDTIEDSYLYSHELFAMNIPAELTVLSACNTGSGKIAKGEGIMSLGNAFQYAGTKSLLLSSWEISDQTTPELMKLFYKNLKAGMHKAKALQQAKLQYLNTANINRTDPFYWGGFYLVGDPSPISFKDSTMLYWVIGLGALTLLCIGVFWYQRKKKNV
- the pxpA gene encoding 5-oxoprolinase subunit PxpA, producing the protein MKRIILNADVGEEAGFDTEIMPYISWCNIACGSHAGDAEVIQRTIELALKHNVKIGAHPSYPDRKNFGRTKVEMTYDDLVKTITEQIQLVKSYTEKTGGKLHHVKPHGALYNEAVKNEEVARAIIESVKNIDKSLSIVTLKNAKLSYLSGGDFEVRHEAFADRNYNDDLTLVSRKEKEALLTDPKEIFDHVKRMVSEGKVKTKKGVEVPIFFDTICVHGDNPKSVQILKYLYTEFSNLNLL
- a CDS encoding biotin-dependent carboxyltransferase family protein — protein: MIADVEIVKPGLFTTIQDEGRFGFSKYGVPKSGAMDQVAFGFANLILGNAKNDACIEWTIQPPVLKFSEATTIVLTGGETDAFLNDQKIEMYREIKVLKNDILKLNSCKKGMYGYVGIKNGFLSKEVLRSRSFYKSITPQFRLGKNDKIPYQSSANYKGHFSTISPPLFLENSNALEVYKGPEFDMLNEEQKSKVLESIFTISNTINRMAIQLEEKISNTLPSIITSPVLPGTIQLTPSGNLIVLMRDCQTTGGYPRILQLTETAINHIAQKRMKEKCAFKLIEF
- the pxpB gene encoding 5-oxoprolinase subunit PxpB; protein product: MKYKLQYKRYSERAILIEWPSEIEENILQNLLSFKKSILSSCNKPIIEVIPAYNSLLIYYVSTIEDFYSEVLMLKSLYSKGFDETRPESRLWKIPVCYTTSLAQDLKTFAESKSLTVEEIIRLHTTPLYTTYFIGFLPGFLYLGGLDDQLHNARKMTPSLHVKKGAVAIGGNQTGIYPMSSPGGWHVIGMCPLDFFNPKIEDCCFISSGDKIQFISVEEKKYNDISASVLEGAYIPEFVCL